Proteins encoded together in one Solanum lycopersicum chromosome 7, SLM_r2.1 window:
- the LOC104648566 gene encoding uncharacterized protein, whose amino-acid sequence MENRRRKSNSGDRFSFPIIMPVQEGEEMEFEFSGSVSPGSPKSPADHLFFNGRLLPHYFPCQPVSNINSPISFSRSTSRTSNASSRDSLWSSRSNSTNSRSSCSSSARTSTSECSERKLMNQRNNSAFAMYRNSSNNMNFSTTLHTGISPKWQFIATPAPVMKKKQQFSAPAMKKKGQFVLKSQKQSAKGGKEMKSKKQRKENGKRKVRFWFLRRVFRKFMSACRECHAMEPTRRERLSRR is encoded by the coding sequence ATGGAAAATCGTCGTAGAAAGAGCAATTCAGGTGATAGATTTTCATTTCCAATAATTATGCCGGTTCAGGAAGGAGAAGAAATGGAATTTGAATTTTCCGGTAGTGTTTCGCCGGGATCTCCGAAATCTCCGGCGGATcatttgttcttcaatggaCGGTTACTGCCGCATTACTTCCCCTGTCAACCGGTAAGTAATATCAATAGTCCGATTTCGTTTTCGCGATCAACGAGCAGAACGAGTAATGCTAGTAGCAGAGATTCGCTCTGGTCCTCGCGCAGCAACAGCACCAATAGTCGTAGCAGTTGCAGTAGCAGCGCGAGGACCAGCACCAGCGAATGTTCTGAAAGGAAATTGATGAATCAAAGGAATAATTCAGCGTTTGCTATGTATAGAAATTCGTcgaataatatgaatttttcgACTACTCTGCATACTGGAATTTCGCCTAAATGGCAGTTTATTGCAACACCAGCACCAgtaatgaagaaaaaacaacaattttcAGCTCCAGCAATGAAGAAAAAAGGCCAATTTGTTTTGAAATCTCAGAAACAGAGTGCGAAAGGAGGCAAAGAGATGAAATCGAAGAAACAGAGGAAGGAAAATGGTAAAAGAAAAGTGAGATTTTGGTTTTTGCGAAGAGTTTTCAGGAAGTTTATGTCAGCTTGCAGAGAATGTCACGCAATGGAACCAACAAGAAGAGAGAGGCTTTCTCGTCGTTAA